The Chroicocephalus ridibundus chromosome 2, bChrRid1.1, whole genome shotgun sequence genome includes a region encoding these proteins:
- the LOC134511990 gene encoding DGAT1/2-independent enzyme synthesizing storage lipids-like isoform X1 produces MIGGNESCTAGPIPMSYLTCLTYILGEWTGVEHIEDYLSYAVYLLWVLFPLAVVLLLPGVLVILFYTSILLLHIYKRKNELKEAYSHDVWDGARQMLATLWDGHGRIWHGYELHGTENIPEGPGLIVFYHGATPADYVYFMARLLIQWKRTCHVVADHFVFRLPGFKILLDVHGVMHGPREECVNALKKGCLLAIAPGGVREALFSDEMYTIIWGDRKGFAQVAIDAKVPIIPMFTQNVREGVRTLGGIKILRSLYERIRLPIVPVYGGFPVKLRTFIGEPIPYDPNITAEELTAKTKAAVQALIEKHQKIPGNIFRALMERFQTQKKED; encoded by the exons ATGATAGGTGGAAATGAATCCTGTACTGCAGGACCGATACCTATGTCCTACCTAACCTGCCTGACTTACATTCTGGGAGAATGGACTGGCGTGGAGCATATTGAAGATTATCTGAGTTATGCAGTCTACCTTCTATGGGTGCTTTTTCCACTCGCAGTGGTTTTGCTACTTCCAGGAGTTCTCGTCATCCTCTTCTACACTTCCATTCTCCTTCTTCATATTTATAAAAGGAAGAATGAACTAAAGGAAGCTTATTCCCATGATGTTTGGGACGGTGCAAGACAAATGTTGGCTACCCTATGGGATGGACATGGAAGAATATGGCATG GTTATGAGCTTCATGGTACCGAAAATATTCCTGAAGGACCAGGGCTTATTGTGTTTTATCATGGAGCTACTCCTGCTGACTATGTCTATTTCATGGCTAGACTTCTTATACAATGGAAGAGAACGTGCCACGTAGTAGCTGATCATTTTGTCTTTAGATTACCAG gttttaaaatattacttgatGTACATGGAGTTATGCATGGACCAAGAGAAGAATGTGTTAATGCTCTGAAGAAGGGCTGTCTGCTAGCCATTGCCCCAGGTGGAGTTCGGGAAGCACTCTTTAGTGATGAAATGTATACTATTATCTGGGGTGATCGGAAGGGCTTTGCTCAGGTGGCCATTGATGCAAAAGTG cCCATCATTCCTATGTTTACACAAAATGTTCGAGAAGGCGTTAGGACATTAGGAGGAATAA AAATACTTAGGTCACTATATGAACGTATTAGATTGCCAATAGTTCCTGTGTACGGTGGGTTTCCAGTCAAGCTTCGTACTTTTATTGGAGAACCCATTCCATATGATCCAAATATAACCGCTGAGGAATTAACTGCAAAG ACAAAAGCCGCAGTCCAAGCTCTAatagaaaaacatcagaaaataccaGGAAATATATTTAGGGCTTTAATGGAACGatttcaaacacaaaagaaagaagattaa
- the LOC134511990 gene encoding DGAT1/2-independent enzyme synthesizing storage lipids-like isoform X2 has product MIGGNESCTAGPIPMSYLTCLTYILGEWTGVEHIEDYLSYAVYLLWVLFPLAVVLLLPGVLVILFYTSILLLHIYKRKNELKEAYSHDVWDGARQMLATLWDGHGRIWHGYELHGTENIPEGPGLIVFYHGATPADYVYFMARLLIQWKRTCHVVADHFVFRLPGFKILLDVHGVMHGPREECVNALKKGCLLAIAPGGVREALFSDEMYTIIWGDRKGFAQVAIDAKVTKAAVQALIEKHQKIPGNIFRALMERFQTQKKED; this is encoded by the exons ATGATAGGTGGAAATGAATCCTGTACTGCAGGACCGATACCTATGTCCTACCTAACCTGCCTGACTTACATTCTGGGAGAATGGACTGGCGTGGAGCATATTGAAGATTATCTGAGTTATGCAGTCTACCTTCTATGGGTGCTTTTTCCACTCGCAGTGGTTTTGCTACTTCCAGGAGTTCTCGTCATCCTCTTCTACACTTCCATTCTCCTTCTTCATATTTATAAAAGGAAGAATGAACTAAAGGAAGCTTATTCCCATGATGTTTGGGACGGTGCAAGACAAATGTTGGCTACCCTATGGGATGGACATGGAAGAATATGGCATG GTTATGAGCTTCATGGTACCGAAAATATTCCTGAAGGACCAGGGCTTATTGTGTTTTATCATGGAGCTACTCCTGCTGACTATGTCTATTTCATGGCTAGACTTCTTATACAATGGAAGAGAACGTGCCACGTAGTAGCTGATCATTTTGTCTTTAGATTACCAG gttttaaaatattacttgatGTACATGGAGTTATGCATGGACCAAGAGAAGAATGTGTTAATGCTCTGAAGAAGGGCTGTCTGCTAGCCATTGCCCCAGGTGGAGTTCGGGAAGCACTCTTTAGTGATGAAATGTATACTATTATCTGGGGTGATCGGAAGGGCTTTGCTCAGGTGGCCATTGATGCAAAAGTG ACAAAAGCCGCAGTCCAAGCTCTAatagaaaaacatcagaaaataccaGGAAATATATTTAGGGCTTTAATGGAACGatttcaaacacaaaagaaagaagattaa